One part of the Rutidosis leptorrhynchoides isolate AG116_Rl617_1_P2 chromosome 1, CSIRO_AGI_Rlap_v1, whole genome shotgun sequence genome encodes these proteins:
- the LOC139862735 gene encoding 6-phosphogluconate dehydrogenase, decarboxylating 1, chloroplastic — protein sequence MEAAALSRIGLAGLAVMGQNLALNVAEKGFPISVYNRTTSKVDETLDRAQTEGQLPLTGHYNPRDFILSIQKPRSVIILVKAGAPVDQTIAALSAHMEPGDTIIDGGNEWYENTERRIIEAENKGLLYLGMGVSGGEEGARNGPSLMPGGSFQAYNNIKDIVEKVAAQVEDGPCVTYIGEGGSGNFVKMVHNGIEYGDMQLISEAYDVLKNVGGLSNVELGEIFDEWNKGELESFLVEITADIFKVKDEHGEGELVDKILDKTGMKGTGKWTVQQAAELSVAAPTIAASLDCRYLSGLKDERENAEKVLAEAGMKDQVMSVRSGVDKKRLIDDVRQALYASKICSYAQGMNLLRAKSVEKNWNLNFGELARIWKGGCIIRAVFLDRIKKAYQRNPNLASLVVDPEFAKEMVQRQGAWRRVVGLAVSAGISTPGMCASLAYFDTYRRGRLPANLVQAQRDLFGAHTYERVDREGAFHTEWTKLARKSG from the coding sequence ATGGAAGCCGCTGCTCTCTCTCGTATCGGCCTCGCCGGCCTCGCAGTCATGGGCCAAAACCTGGCACTCAACGTCGCCGAAAAAGGCTTCCCAATTTCCGTCTACAATCGGACCACTTCAAAAGTCGACGAAACCCTAGATCGAGCCCAAACCGAAGGTCAACTCCCGTTAACTGGCCACTACAATCCACGAGACTTCATCCTCTCAATTCAAAAACCTCGATCTGTTATCATCCTCGTGAAAGCCGGAGCTCCGGTTGATCAAACAATCGCTGCGTTATCAGCTCACATGGAGCCCGGTGACACCATAATCGACGGCGGCAACGAGTGGTATGAAAACACTGAACGACGGATCATTGAAGCGGAAAATAAAGGCTTGCTTTATTTAGGTATGGGGGTTTCGGGTGGTGAAGAAGGTGCTAGAAATGGCCCGTCGTTAATGCCGGGCGGGTCGTTTCAGGCgtataataatattaaagatataGTTGAAAAAGTTGCTGCACAGGTGGAAGATGGGCCGTGTGTTACGTATATAGGTGAAGGCGGGTCGGGTAATTTTGTTAAAATGGTTCATAATGGGATTGAGTATGGGGATATGCAGTTGATTTCGGAGGCGTATGATGTGTTGAAGAATGTAGGTGGGTTGAGTAATGTCGAATTGGGTGAGATTTTCGATGAGTGGAATAAAGGGGAATTGGAGAGCTTTTTGGTTGAAATTACTGCAGATATATTTAAGGTTAAGGATGAACATGGTGAAGGGGAGTTAGTTGATAAGATATTGGATAAAACCGGGATGAAAGGGACGGGGAAATGGACGGTGCAGCAGGCGGCTGAGCTGTCGGTTGCGGCCCCCACGATTGCAGCGAGTTTAGATTGTCGGTATTTGAGCGGGTTGAAGGACGAACGGGAGAATGCGGAGAAGGTTTTAGCGGAAGCCGGGATGAAGGATCAGGTGATGAGTGTGAGGAGTGGGGTTGATAAGAAGAGATTGATTGACGATGTACGACAAGCGTTGTACGCTTCGAAGATTTGTAGTTACGCTCAAGGGATGAATTTGTTGCGAGCGAAAAGTGTTGAGAAGAATTGGAATTTGAATTTCGGGGAATTAGCTAGGATTTGGAAAGGCGGGTGTATAATTCGGGCGGTGTTTTTAGATAGGATTAAGAAAGCGTATCAACGAAACCCTAATCTCGCGAGTTTAGTGGTGGACCCGGAGTTTGCTAAGGAGATGGTGCAGAGGCAAGGTGCGTGGAGACGAGTTGTTGGGTTGGCGGTTTCGGCTGGGATTAGTACACCTGGAATGTGTGCGAGTCTTGCGTATTTTGATACGTATAGAAGGGGGAGATTACCTGCGAATCTTGTGCAGGCGCAAAGGGATTTGTTTGGAGCGCATACGTATGAACGGGTTGATCGTGAGGGTGCGTTTCATACAGAATGGACTAAGCTTGCTAGGAAAAGCGGTTGA